A stretch of the Thalassotalea euphylliae genome encodes the following:
- a CDS encoding ZIP family metal transporter, producing the protein MSDTLIIILLTTLAGLCIPLGAFFASHENIQNQWLEQEFRHFVIAFGGGILLGATTLVLIPEGSNYIEPDSLSVVIILAGGICFFLLERYLGLKRRENPQLMGMILDYIPEAIALGGLVATQSPTALLLAVLIGLQNLPEGFNSYKELQANKVKNTTIFSYMFILVFVGPAAGLAGFYWLSSYQSLLGIMMLFAAGGILYLIFQDIAPQSRLEKHWAPPLGAVLGFCLTLYGQQLLGH; encoded by the coding sequence ATGAGTGACACACTGATCATAATTCTTCTCACGACCTTAGCGGGCTTATGTATTCCACTCGGCGCCTTTTTCGCCAGTCACGAAAATATTCAAAACCAATGGCTGGAACAAGAGTTTCGCCATTTTGTTATCGCATTTGGTGGCGGTATTTTACTAGGGGCGACAACACTTGTACTAATTCCTGAAGGTAGCAACTATATTGAGCCTGACTCACTAAGCGTAGTTATTATTTTGGCTGGTGGTATATGCTTTTTCTTACTAGAACGTTACCTAGGATTAAAGCGGCGCGAAAACCCTCAACTAATGGGCATGATTCTGGACTATATTCCGGAAGCCATTGCATTAGGCGGCTTGGTTGCTACGCAATCACCAACCGCGTTGCTACTGGCAGTGTTAATTGGCTTACAAAATTTACCGGAAGGCTTTAATAGTTATAAAGAACTGCAAGCCAATAAAGTAAAAAACACAACAATTTTTAGCTACATGTTTATTCTTGTTTTTGTTGGCCCTGCTGCTGGTTTAGCTGGCTTTTATTGGCTCTCAAGCTATCAAAGCTTGCTGGGCATTATGATGCTATTTGCGGCGGGTGGTATCTTGTATTTAATCTTCCAAGATATTGCCCCACAATCACGCCTAGAAAAACATTGGGCACCACCACTGGGTGCAGTACTTGGTTTTTGTTTAACACTTTATGGTCAACAATTACTAGGGCACTAA
- the parE gene encoding DNA topoisomerase IV subunit B — protein sequence MSEQYNSESIEVLSGLEPVRRRPGMYTDTDRPNHLGQEVIDNSVDEALAGFAQNITVILDKDQSLEVIDDGRGMPTDIHPEEGVSGVELIFCKLHAGGKFSNKNYQFSGGLHGVGISVVNALSTRVEVTVRRDSKVFEMAFEHGEKVQELTETGTVGRRNTGSRVKFWPDASYFDSAKFSTTKLKRLLKAKAVLCPGLTIKFHDKNEGEKHVWCYEDGLSDYIKESVGDSVSLPEEPFIGSFSAQHEAADWAVTWLPEGGETVSESYVNLIPTIQGGTHVNGLRQGLLESMREFCEFRNLIPRGVKLTPDDIWDKCSFILSVKMQDPQFAGQTKERLSSRQCAAFVTGVVKDAFSLWLNEHTEIAEALAEFCISNAQRRLKASKKVVRKKVTQGPALPGKLTDCGSQDPEKTELFLVEGDSAGGSAKQARDREFQAVMPLRGKILNTWEVESGQILASQEVHDISVALGIDPDSEDLSALRYGKICILADADSDGLHIATLLCALFTQHFLPLVRAGHVYVAMPPLYRIDIGKEVYYALDESEKEGVLDRIEAEKKRGKVNVQRFKGLGEMNPMQLRETTMDPNTRRLVQLTVDEHDETMETMDMLLSKKRSGDRKDWLQSKGDMVQL from the coding sequence ATGAGTGAACAATACAATTCCGAATCCATTGAAGTTTTAAGTGGCCTAGAGCCCGTACGCCGCCGTCCTGGCATGTATACCGACACAGACCGACCTAATCATTTAGGCCAAGAGGTTATTGATAACTCGGTGGATGAAGCCTTAGCGGGGTTTGCCCAAAACATCACGGTTATTTTAGATAAAGATCAGTCGTTAGAAGTGATTGATGATGGCCGTGGTATGCCAACGGATATTCACCCTGAAGAAGGCGTTTCAGGGGTGGAACTTATCTTTTGTAAGCTACACGCTGGCGGTAAATTCTCTAATAAAAATTATCAGTTCTCTGGTGGTTTGCACGGGGTCGGTATTTCGGTCGTTAATGCGCTTTCTACACGCGTTGAAGTGACGGTAAGACGCGACAGCAAAGTGTTTGAAATGGCGTTTGAGCACGGTGAAAAAGTACAGGAATTAACGGAAACTGGCACCGTAGGTCGCAGAAATACTGGCTCTCGCGTGAAGTTCTGGCCAGATGCTAGTTATTTTGATTCGGCGAAATTCTCAACCACTAAGCTAAAACGTTTACTTAAAGCGAAGGCGGTTTTATGCCCTGGCTTAACCATCAAATTCCACGACAAAAACGAAGGTGAAAAGCACGTTTGGTGTTATGAAGATGGCCTAAGTGACTACATTAAAGAAAGCGTTGGTGACAGTGTTAGCCTGCCAGAAGAGCCATTTATTGGTAGCTTTAGTGCACAGCATGAAGCGGCAGACTGGGCAGTTACTTGGTTACCAGAAGGTGGTGAAACGGTTTCTGAAAGTTATGTAAACCTGATCCCAACCATTCAAGGTGGTACGCATGTTAATGGTTTACGCCAAGGCCTGTTGGAATCAATGCGTGAGTTTTGTGAATTCCGCAACTTGATCCCAAGAGGAGTGAAGCTAACGCCTGATGATATTTGGGATAAATGTAGCTTTATCTTGTCGGTAAAAATGCAAGATCCGCAATTTGCCGGTCAAACCAAAGAACGTTTGTCATCGCGACAATGCGCCGCTTTTGTCACTGGTGTGGTTAAAGATGCGTTTAGTTTGTGGCTAAATGAACATACCGAAATTGCTGAAGCGCTTGCTGAATTTTGTATTTCTAACGCTCAACGCCGCTTAAAAGCAAGCAAAAAAGTTGTCCGTAAAAAAGTCACCCAAGGGCCAGCTCTGCCGGGTAAATTGACCGATTGTGGTAGCCAAGATCCCGAAAAAACCGAGCTGTTTTTAGTGGAAGGTGACTCAGCTGGTGGTAGTGCAAAACAGGCTCGCGATCGCGAGTTCCAAGCGGTGATGCCGCTGCGTGGTAAAATTCTTAACACTTGGGAAGTGGAGTCAGGCCAAATTCTTGCTTCGCAAGAGGTTCACGATATTTCCGTTGCACTGGGTATTGATCCAGACAGTGAAGATTTATCGGCACTGCGTTATGGTAAAATTTGTATTCTTGCGGATGCAGATTCCGACGGACTGCATATCGCGACATTATTGTGTGCGCTCTTTACGCAACACTTTTTACCACTAGTTCGCGCAGGCCATGTGTATGTGGCGATGCCGCCTTTATACCGTATCGATATCGGCAAAGAGGTGTATTACGCACTGGATGAAAGTGAGAAAGAAGGTGTTTTAGACCGTATTGAAGCGGAAAAGAAACGCGGTAAAGTCAATGTGCAACGCTTCAAAGGGTTAGGTGAAATGAACCCTATGCAACTGCGTGAAACAACCATGGATCCAAATACGCGTCGTTTAGTTCAGCTTACTGTAGATGAACACGACGAAACCATGGAAACCATGGATATGCTACTTTCGAAAAAACGCTCAGGGGATCGCAAAGATTGGCTGCAGAGTAAAGGTGATATGGTTCAGCTTTAG
- a CDS encoding YqiA/YcfP family alpha/beta fold hydrolase, which yields MSKAVLYIHGFNSSPQSMKAELTRDYLAKHCPEVEFHCPQIMNSPNAAIAQLEEIINSKTDVNWHFIGSSLGGYFSTYLAQKYQCKAVLVNPAITPYLLLSDYIGWQTNPYTQERYEVKSAHMAELKQLEQQKITENLYQVMVQTGDEVLDYQLAVNKFSNSQLIVQQGGDHSFINFADMLPAITDFLDLVNA from the coding sequence ATGTCTAAAGCGGTTTTATACATTCACGGTTTTAATTCTTCGCCACAATCAATGAAAGCGGAACTCACTCGTGACTATTTGGCAAAACATTGCCCAGAAGTGGAGTTTCACTGCCCACAAATAATGAATTCACCTAATGCTGCGATTGCGCAGTTAGAAGAAATCATCAATAGCAAAACTGATGTCAACTGGCACTTTATCGGTTCTTCGCTGGGAGGTTATTTCTCAACTTATTTAGCACAAAAGTATCAATGTAAAGCGGTTCTGGTTAACCCCGCAATTACACCTTATTTGTTACTTAGCGATTATATTGGTTGGCAAACCAACCCGTATACGCAAGAGCGCTATGAAGTAAAGTCAGCACATATGGCCGAACTTAAGCAGCTTGAACAGCAAAAAATCACAGAAAACTTGTATCAAGTCATGGTACAAACAGGGGATGAAGTGTTAGATTACCAACTTGCCGTGAACAAATTCTCCAATAGCCAATTAATTGTGCAGCAAGGTGGTGATCACAGCTTTATTAATTTCGCTGATATGTTACCAGCAATCACTGATTTCCTAGATTTAGTAAACGCCTAA
- a CDS encoding metallophosphoesterase, with amino-acid sequence MTKHLDSAPCFTIAQFSDSHLFADKQAMHYGADVYQNLVKTCHHIANNKAIDIVVFTGDLTQDHTVESYHRFKALVETLLCDKTVYFLAGNHDDITVLNDVLTGKPFNQARSFSQGNWRFHLLNSKSATPAGYVDIEQLSEFVSAAVNLSTNNSNAENSVSDDSSLENVKADEELFQFCFMHHHPVDLGYFIDRHGLTNHSEFWQCMNNWRSLKGIACGHVHRAFEIPAQSGQRNAPVYTCPATSIKFARDTEQLVAESLQPGYRLFDFFANGDIKTQVVYLT; translated from the coding sequence ATGACCAAACACCTTGACTCTGCGCCTTGTTTTACGATTGCTCAGTTTAGCGACAGCCATTTATTTGCTGATAAGCAAGCGATGCATTATGGCGCAGATGTTTATCAAAACCTTGTTAAGACTTGTCACCACATTGCCAATAACAAGGCGATTGATATCGTGGTGTTCACTGGTGATTTAACACAAGATCATACAGTAGAGTCTTATCACCGCTTTAAGGCACTTGTTGAAACCCTGTTATGCGATAAAACCGTCTACTTTCTTGCTGGTAACCACGATGATATTACTGTGTTAAATGATGTGCTGACGGGTAAACCATTTAACCAAGCAAGATCATTTTCACAGGGAAACTGGCGCTTTCATTTGCTTAATTCGAAATCTGCTACGCCAGCTGGCTATGTTGATATTGAGCAACTGAGTGAATTTGTTTCTGCTGCGGTAAACTTAAGCACGAACAATAGCAACGCAGAAAATAGCGTGAGCGATGACAGTAGCCTAGAAAATGTTAAAGCAGATGAAGAACTGTTTCAGTTTTGTTTTATGCATCATCACCCCGTTGATCTGGGTTACTTTATTGATCGCCATGGGTTAACGAACCATAGTGAATTTTGGCAATGTATGAACAACTGGCGTTCACTCAAAGGTATTGCCTGCGGTCACGTGCACCGTGCTTTTGAGATTCCTGCACAATCGGGACAAAGAAATGCCCCTGTTTATACCTGCCCAGCAACCTCAATTAAGTTTGCTCGCGATACAGAACAACTTGTCGCAGAGAGTTTACAACCTGGGTATCGTTTGTTTGATTTCTTCGCCAATGGTGATATTAAAACACAGGTTGTTTATTTAACTTAA
- a CDS encoding DUF1249 domain-containing protein produces the protein MTSTNASAKPAYRPNLPSLMELCAVNYMLALKLLANKEEVGEVREFFIADKLHYAITVKEVTKYTSLITVEQVQQFDFSGLDNLLAPKMMIRLYHDAQAAEVISSQAIRNIKPKYHYPNDLMLLPDEKLQVNAFLKEWLQVCLMHGRSAVSNTAQ, from the coding sequence ATGACCTCAACTAATGCATCAGCAAAACCTGCTTATCGCCCTAACTTGCCTAGTTTGATGGAGCTATGTGCTGTCAACTATATGCTGGCGCTAAAGTTACTGGCAAATAAGGAAGAAGTGGGGGAGGTCAGAGAGTTTTTTATCGCCGATAAGCTGCACTATGCTATTACGGTTAAAGAGGTTACCAAATACACCTCACTTATCACGGTTGAGCAAGTTCAGCAGTTTGATTTTTCTGGCTTAGATAATTTACTCGCTCCTAAGATGATGATCCGATTGTATCACGATGCACAAGCGGCAGAGGTCATCAGTAGCCAAGCTATTCGCAACATTAAGCCTAAGTATCATTACCCGAATGATTTAATGTTACTGCCAGATGAAAAATTGCAAGTTAATGCGTTTTTAAAAGAGTGGTTGCAAGTTTGTTTAATGCACGGTCGCTCAGCGGTGAGCAATACTGCGCAATAG
- a CDS encoding NUDIX domain-containing protein — protein MKVKNKIHQYDRCDVNLHEQRCRYQGFFRIDEYVLSHQLFNGGESKVLSREIFERGDAVAVIPFDPKNNSIVVVEQFRAGVLRSAENPWLIEFIAGMFGQDEAPEQVAVREAKEEANLNLSPEQLIHLTSYFSSPGGTSEQIHLFAAPIDSENLGGVYGLDDEGEDIKVHVLTLADALALVNDGTINNAMTIIGIQWLALNAQQLVNHWNINDLN, from the coding sequence GTGAAAGTTAAAAACAAAATTCATCAATACGATAGATGCGATGTGAACTTGCACGAGCAGCGATGCCGATATCAAGGCTTTTTTCGCATTGATGAATACGTATTGAGTCATCAGCTGTTTAATGGTGGTGAAAGCAAAGTGTTGTCTCGTGAAATTTTTGAACGAGGTGATGCCGTTGCGGTGATACCTTTTGACCCGAAAAACAATTCAATCGTTGTTGTTGAGCAGTTCCGAGCGGGTGTGCTGCGCTCAGCAGAAAACCCGTGGTTGATTGAATTCATTGCAGGCATGTTCGGCCAAGATGAGGCGCCAGAGCAAGTTGCGGTGCGCGAAGCAAAAGAAGAAGCGAACCTTAATCTATCACCAGAGCAACTTATTCACCTCACCAGTTATTTTTCATCACCAGGTGGTACTTCAGAGCAAATTCATTTATTTGCTGCGCCAATAGACAGTGAAAATCTTGGCGGCGTTTATGGGCTAGACGACGAAGGGGAAGATATAAAAGTACACGTCTTAACGCTTGCCGATGCGCTCGCTCTGGTAAATGATGGTACAATTAACAATGCGATGACCATCATTGGTATACAGTGGCTGGCATTAAACGCGCAACAGCTTGTTAACCACTGGAATATCAATGACCTCAACTAA
- the tolC gene encoding outer membrane channel protein TolC translates to MKKTLTSLVVGMSLAMSATSAFADDLMQVYQQALTNDPVLLKAAAQFEASKEGIEQARAVLLPQISATGSYTETDVDNIARQNNGFGIPAGAVYTAENDNISYGASLSMQLYHHDTWLRLDNAEKSAHQADLAYQIAQQDLIIRVSEAYFNLLSAKDTLEFAEAQKVAIERQLEQTKQRFSVGLTAITDVHEAQAQFDDSVTQVIRAQNDIYNAEEAIRVLTNVYPRDIFVLNTDRFSASRPMPDSANEWQQTAEAKSLDIISQKVSVDIAKENINIARSGHYPTLDLSGRYSNSEDTFRLPNIPEIEDPDLDTKSIGITLTVPIYSGGATSSAVRQAQHNYVAASQDLQFAYRDTVRNTRNAYNTVIAGVSAIKALEQSVLSAEKALEATEAGFEVGTRTIVDVLNSTRNLYDAKRNLSSTRYLYINSILALKRAAGTLTGKDLKDINAGLAAEAAK, encoded by the coding sequence ATGAAAAAAACACTAACTTCCCTGGTTGTAGGGATGTCACTTGCGATGAGCGCGACATCAGCATTTGCTGATGACCTGATGCAAGTCTACCAACAGGCGCTAACTAATGATCCTGTGCTACTAAAAGCCGCTGCGCAATTTGAAGCATCAAAAGAAGGCATTGAACAAGCTCGTGCGGTATTGCTACCACAGATCAGTGCAACAGGCTCATATACAGAAACCGATGTAGACAATATTGCTCGTCAAAATAACGGTTTTGGTATTCCAGCGGGCGCAGTATACACCGCTGAGAATGACAACATTTCGTACGGTGCCAGCCTTAGCATGCAACTTTATCATCACGATACTTGGTTGCGTTTAGATAATGCCGAAAAATCAGCACACCAAGCAGACCTTGCTTATCAAATCGCGCAACAAGATTTGATTATCCGCGTAAGTGAAGCCTACTTTAATTTACTAAGCGCAAAAGACACTTTAGAGTTTGCTGAAGCGCAAAAAGTCGCTATTGAGCGTCAACTTGAACAAACCAAGCAGCGCTTTTCGGTAGGCTTAACCGCCATTACTGACGTACATGAAGCACAAGCGCAATTTGATGACTCTGTAACTCAGGTAATTCGAGCTCAAAACGACATTTACAACGCTGAAGAAGCGATTCGCGTGTTAACGAACGTGTACCCGCGTGATATTTTCGTGCTAAATACAGATCGTTTTTCTGCCTCTCGCCCAATGCCAGACAGTGCGAACGAGTGGCAACAAACGGCAGAAGCGAAGAGCTTAGATATTATCTCGCAGAAAGTATCTGTTGATATTGCCAAAGAAAATATCAATATTGCCCGTTCTGGTCACTACCCAACACTTGATTTATCAGGTCGATACTCAAATTCAGAAGACACATTCCGCTTGCCGAATATTCCAGAAATTGAAGATCCTGATTTAGATACCAAGTCGATTGGCATCACGTTAACTGTGCCAATTTACTCAGGTGGTGCAACATCAAGTGCTGTTCGTCAAGCACAGCACAACTATGTTGCCGCGAGCCAAGATTTACAATTTGCATACCGCGATACCGTTCGCAACACACGCAACGCATACAACACAGTAATTGCAGGTGTATCGGCTATTAAGGCACTTGAACAGTCAGTATTAAGTGCGGAAAAAGCATTAGAAGCGACAGAAGCTGGCTTTGAAGTGGGTACGCGTACCATTGTTGATGTGCTAAACAGCACGCGTAATCTATACGATGCTAAGCGTAACTTATCAAGCACGCGCTACCTATACATCAACTCAATTCTTGCGTTAAAACGTGCCGCAGGCACATTAACAGGCAAAGATTTGAAAGATATTAACGCTGGTTTAGCCGCAGAAGCAGCAAAATAA
- the hldE gene encoding bifunctional D-glycero-beta-D-manno-heptose-7-phosphate kinase/D-glycero-beta-D-manno-heptose 1-phosphate adenylyltransferase HldE, whose translation MKVDIPSFAKARVLVAGDIMLDRYWQGSTQRISPEAPVPVVKINQHEDRPGGAANVALNIASLGGSVTLAGITGQDEASQTLNTHLSAVNVNCAFAEQSSAPTITKLRVVSRSQQLIRLDFEESMAALDKQAFHELIDAKLADHDVLLLSDYDKGTLSDVQQLIQLAKNKNIPVLVDPKGSDFNKYRGATMLTPNMSEFEAIVGVCDSERAIVDKGQQLLADLELDALLITRSEQGMTLLRKDCEEFHLPALAREVYDVTGAGDTVIATLALAVASQAHLTQASALANLAAGIVVGKLGTSTVSEAELLAATHGGQESGYGVVTEEQLAIAVKASKARGEKIIMTNGCFDILHAGHVSYLGNAKELGTRLIVAVNSDASVTALKGVGRPVNPSDRRMAVLAGLGAVDWVVEFGEDTPQRLIANILPDVLVKGGDYKVEDIAGGKEVIANGGEVKVLNFEQGISTTEIINTIRLED comes from the coding sequence ATGAAAGTAGATATTCCTTCCTTTGCCAAAGCACGCGTGCTAGTTGCAGGCGATATTATGCTGGATAGATACTGGCAAGGTTCAACCCAGCGTATTTCTCCAGAAGCGCCAGTTCCTGTGGTTAAAATTAATCAACATGAAGACCGCCCGGGCGGTGCTGCTAACGTAGCGTTAAACATCGCTTCGCTAGGTGGCTCAGTAACGTTAGCCGGGATTACCGGGCAAGATGAAGCCTCACAGACGCTAAATACTCATTTATCTGCTGTGAATGTTAACTGTGCTTTTGCCGAGCAAAGCTCAGCGCCAACGATTACTAAGCTACGTGTGGTAAGCCGCAGTCAACAGCTTATCCGATTAGACTTTGAAGAATCGATGGCAGCGCTTGATAAACAAGCATTTCATGAATTAATTGACGCTAAATTAGCAGATCACGATGTCTTACTGCTATCTGATTATGACAAAGGCACCTTGTCTGACGTTCAACAGCTTATTCAGCTCGCCAAGAATAAGAATATTCCCGTATTAGTCGATCCAAAAGGCAGCGATTTTAATAAATATCGCGGCGCCACAATGTTAACGCCTAACATGTCTGAATTTGAGGCGATTGTTGGTGTTTGCGACAGTGAACGCGCCATCGTTGATAAAGGTCAACAGTTGCTTGCTGACTTGGAATTAGATGCGTTGCTTATTACTCGCAGTGAGCAAGGGATGACACTGCTTCGCAAAGACTGTGAAGAGTTTCACTTACCTGCGCTTGCCCGTGAAGTATATGATGTGACGGGTGCTGGTGACACGGTTATTGCCACGTTAGCACTTGCAGTTGCGAGCCAAGCGCACTTGACCCAAGCATCAGCATTAGCGAATTTAGCAGCGGGTATTGTAGTCGGTAAGTTAGGCACATCAACCGTGAGCGAAGCTGAGTTACTTGCCGCAACACATGGTGGCCAAGAGAGTGGCTATGGTGTCGTTACTGAAGAGCAATTGGCGATCGCAGTAAAGGCATCGAAGGCGCGTGGTGAAAAAATCATTATGACCAATGGCTGTTTTGATATTTTGCATGCCGGTCATGTGTCATACCTCGGCAATGCAAAAGAGCTTGGTACCCGCTTGATTGTTGCGGTTAATAGCGATGCGTCAGTAACAGCATTAAAAGGTGTTGGCCGACCGGTTAACCCAAGTGATCGCCGTATGGCGGTTCTCGCTGGGTTAGGTGCGGTAGACTGGGTGGTTGAATTTGGGGAAGATACACCTCAACGTTTAATTGCTAATATTTTGCCAGATGTCTTAGTTAAAGGCGGCGATTATAAAGTTGAAGACATTGCCGGCGGCAAAGAAGTTATTGCCAATGGCGGTGAAGTTAAAGTACTTAACTTTGAGCAAGGCATTTCAACCACAGAGATAATCAATACCATTAGGTTAGAAGATTAA
- the lpxL gene encoding LpxL/LpxP family Kdo(2)-lipid IV(A) lauroyl/palmitoleoyl acyltransferase, translating into MSKNKILQPNFKLSFFLPKYWLTWIGVLVMYAISWLPYKLQLALGKQLGRLLYKIGGKRKHVAQRNLALCFPDMPEEERQQVLKKNFENTGIALLETGMGWWWPDWRAKRKVKVVGLEHLEKAQQEGHGVLLLAMHYLSVEICCRGVGYTHPMVVFYRAHNNALMEYFQYRGRGRSNKYMLSKRDIKGLIGALHEGETCVYLPDQDYGKNRSLFVPFFSVPDAATTTGTLIFARQPNVQTHMVIPTRNDDGSGYTIEITPALKDFPTQDDVADVTRVNQELEQAISRKPEQYMWLHRRFKTRPDENSPPLY; encoded by the coding sequence GTGAGCAAAAATAAAATATTACAGCCGAACTTTAAACTGTCTTTTTTCCTACCTAAATATTGGCTCACATGGATTGGCGTATTGGTGATGTACGCTATTTCTTGGCTACCTTATAAATTGCAGCTCGCACTGGGCAAGCAACTTGGCCGCTTACTCTATAAAATTGGCGGCAAACGCAAACATGTTGCCCAGCGCAATTTGGCATTATGTTTTCCTGACATGCCAGAAGAAGAACGTCAACAAGTCCTTAAAAAGAACTTTGAAAATACAGGGATTGCCCTGCTTGAAACAGGTATGGGCTGGTGGTGGCCAGATTGGCGAGCAAAACGCAAAGTCAAGGTTGTCGGCCTTGAACACTTAGAAAAGGCTCAACAAGAAGGTCATGGCGTATTACTGCTAGCGATGCATTATCTCAGCGTTGAAATTTGCTGCCGAGGCGTAGGCTACACTCACCCGATGGTGGTATTTTATCGCGCTCACAACAACGCTTTAATGGAGTATTTTCAATACCGTGGTCGTGGCCGCTCAAACAAATACATGCTAAGTAAGCGTGATATTAAAGGCTTAATTGGCGCGCTTCACGAAGGCGAAACTTGTGTTTACTTGCCAGATCAAGACTACGGCAAAAACCGCAGCTTGTTTGTACCATTTTTCAGTGTGCCTGACGCTGCAACAACGACAGGTACATTAATTTTTGCCCGCCAACCAAATGTTCAAACGCATATGGTTATCCCGACAAGAAACGACGACGGCTCAGGCTATACCATTGAAATTACGCCAGCGCTGAAAGACTTTCCAACCCAAGATGACGTTGCAGATGTCACGCGTGTCAATCAAGAATTAGAGCAAGCCATTAGCCGTAAACCCGAGCAATATATGTGGCTACACCGCCGCTTTAAAACAAGACCAGACGAAAATTCGCCACCGCTCTATTAA